From the Candidatus Rokuibacteriota bacterium genome, the window TGTTGAGCCGGTACATGCCGTACTTGCCGATGACCCCCAGGAGGCCCATGCCCCCGCGCATCTTGATGCAGCGCGTCCCGGCCCCGCCGGTGGCCTCCACCATCTCGGGCTGGTAGCCCTGGGCCAGGAGGCGTTCCTTGCCCTTCTCGCCGCTGTAGCGCTCGGCGATCACCACAAGGGCCTTGGCCATGTCGTGGAAGGCGTCCTCCCAGGAGATCTGGATGAACTCGTCCTGTCCCCGGTTGTCGAACAGGTACTTGGACCGGAGCTCCGGCGTCAGCTCGGGAAACCCCGCATCGGCCCACGCCTTCCAGCCTTTGCGAACGATGGGATGTTTGAGCCGATAGGGACCGTAGAGGACGCGATGGAACGTGTACCCCTTGGCGCACTGGCGGGGGTTCCAGTTGGCCGTGGCGCGGTTGCCGTAGAGGTCGGCGTAGGTCTGGTAGTCATAGGTGTTCCCGAGCCGCGTCACGATGCCGTTGCGCACGTACGCGCGCACCCGGCACGCGTGGGTGTCGTTGGGCGAGCAGACCCAGTCGAACGTGCTGTCGTACCTGTACTGGTCGCGGTAGATCCGCTCCCAGTCCCGGGCCACCGAGCCCGCCAGCGGGTTCTGATCCGGGTCGGCCGCCGCCAGGAGCCTCAGCGGGAGCCCCAGCTCGGCCACCGCCGTCCCGGTCCCAGCGCCGATCCACCTGAGAAAATCCCGTCGATCCATCCCGCTCATCCCGGGAACTCCTCCTGATTCCTCGGAGGGGGGCGCACCCACGCCGACCCCCCCGCGCTGGCGCACGGGTGTGGCGCGGGTACCCGCCCCTTCCGATGCCTCCCCCCGTCGTTCGAGCGTGGCGGGGTCGGCCATGCCGTGAGGCAGGCCCCCCGCCGCGCGAGGCTCGAGTTGGTTCCGCGGGCTAAGCCCGCGCTCGAACGAGATACTTCAGCATCCTGCTGGACGCCATATCGCGTCCCCTTCAGATGGCCGCAAGGATGTCGGCCCCTTTGACCTTCGCCGCGTATTTGCCGGCGGGAGCCGTCGCCGCAAACGCCAAACAGATCCCCCGCGCGAGGTCGACCGGCATCCCGTGCCAGGGACAGGAGGGGCGCGCCCCGCAGATCACGCGCTTCTCCGAAGGCGCGTGATGCTGAACGCACGGCGCCTCGACGGCGCAGATCCCGCCGCAGACGTTGAACAGCACCGCGCGCTTCCCTCCCGCCTCCACCACGATCCCCTGCCCTTCCGGAACGTCAGCCACGCGTGCCACCTTCCTGAACCTCGCCATGGTGCCGGCTCTCACAGCGCCACCGGCAGCGGTGGCGGCGCCAGGTGCCTGAGGTGGGGAAAGACTTTTGTGCTCATGAGGTCCATGGAGTGAAGCACCTTCCGGTGGTCCAGCCCGCCGAGCCGGGTCCAGCAGAGGAGATCGGTGAACCCGTACACTTCCTGCGCCTTCGCCAGCTCCTCGACGACGAAATCTGGATCGCCGCAGATCACGGCCTTCCGCTTCAGGAGCTCATCCCATCCGGCGGTGGCGGCGAGGTCGCGGGTCTTGGCGTACATCTCGTAAGTCTTGACCGGCGCCTCGCCCTTCGGGGGTGCCACATACTTCGCGATGGTCCGGTAGTACCAGATCACCGGATCGGCGAACTCCCCGCGGGCCTGCTCCATCGAATCAGCTACGTAGACCATCATCAGCGAGGCTCGCCGACGATCGACGGGATCGTGGCCCGCGGCAACCAGTCCCCGGCGATAGGAGACCTGCAACTCTTTTGCTTTGTCGGGGGGGAGCCCGAAGACGGTGCCGAAGAGGAGGTTGAACCCGTAGCGCCCGGCCAGCTCGAAGGTTTCCGGGCTCAGGCAGGCCATCCAGATCGGCGGATGCGGACGCTGAAGCGGTTTCGGTCTCACCGGCACCGCGTCGAAGCGGTAGTGCGTACCGTGAAACGTGACCGTCTCCTGGGTCCATGCCTTGCGGATGATCTGAATGGCCTCGTCGAACATCCCGCGGGTCCGGGTCAGATCGACGCCGTAGCGCGCAAACTCGCTCGGCTGATAGCCGCGCCCCACCCCCAGATCGACGCGGCCATGGGACATCAAGTCGAGCATCGCGTAGTCTTCTGCCACACGCAGGGGATGGTTGAGGGGGAGGACCACGACGCCGGTGCCGAGCCTGAGCCGCCTGGTCTCCATGGCCAGGGCGGCCAGCGTCAGCGCCGGAGAGGCACAGTACCCGTACTCGCTGAAGTGATGCTCCGCGGGCCAGACCGAGTCGAAGCCGTAATCCTCGGCGGCCTGCATCAACGTCAACTGCTCGTGGACGATCTCGTGTTCGGATTTCCCGATCGGGTTCTCGAAGAGATGCAGCATCCCGAATTTCATCGCGCGCCCCCCGGGTGTCGTTACGGTTCGAGCACCAGGTCTTGCCAGATCGTGACCGACTTCTTGCCGTCCCGGTCGCCGGCGCTCCCGTTCCAGACGGCGAAGGCGACGGGAATCGTGGTGCCGGGCCTGAACGAGATCGCGCGCTGTCCGCTCCCGCCCAGCGAGCGGCGCGTCACGACGCGGTAGGACCCGGTCCGGTACACCCCCCGCGCGCTGACGGCCTGGTCATCCCACGGCCGCGCCCTCAGCGTCCCGAAGCCCTGAGCGGCGAGGTCCTCGGCCGCGCTGCCGCGGAGCGGATCCGACACGATGTTGCCCGCCCCCCAACCGGTCACGAAGGCCGGGTCCGACTGAAGGGTGAGGGCGTGGCGGGTCGGCTGCTCCATCGGCGAGACGAGCAGGTTCGGGTAGGAGTCGATCCCGATGTTCGGGTAGACCTTCTCGAGGTCCTGGAACGCGGGCTCCAGGTCCGCCTGGCGCTCGGACTTCCACATCCAGATGTTGACGAACTGCCCCTTGCTCCCCATGGCGAAGAACGGCGGATCCGGGGTCAGCGCGAACTGCGCCGCCACGGCATCACGGAAGTCCTGGGGCCGCATCGCCGTGTGGTCATGGGTCGCGTCGGCCCAGACGAGGAGGAGGGCAAGTTCGCTCCCGTCGTGAACCGCGCGTACCGTAACCTCCTCAGGACGGTCGGTCCGCCACCAGAGCGGCATCAGGTGGAGGTTGACGGGCGTCGCGAGCCGCCAGGCACCCGAGTCGGGATGGTCGGGTACCCGCTCGACACGGCGAGCGACGATCCGGAACTTTCGCATCTCGGCGCGGGCGCGCTGCTCGTCGCTCGACCACGACCTGACGAGGTGCACCAGTCGCCAGGCGTCGTCCCCATAGGCCCAGTCGCTCATCGGCATGGGCGTTCCGGGCATCCCGGCGACGATGCGACGGTAGAGCGTGGCGGGATCGGGGTTGCCTTTGAAGACCCCGAGCGTCAGATCGCGCGGCCGGGTCGGGTACCCCTTTTCGTCCTTCTGCTTCTCGGTGCCGTCTCCTTTGCCGGTCTTGCCGTGGCAGGAGGCGCAGGCATCGGCGTAGAGCTCGAGGGCGCGCGCCCGCGCCTCGGGAGTGAACGGCGGCTCGGGTGGCACGCGGACGACGCCCCGGCCCATGCCGCCCTCGCCCTTCGGGTCAGCGGGAGGCGGGATCGTCCACGGACCCGGGGC encodes:
- a CDS encoding molybdopterin-dependent oxidoreductase is translated as MDRRDFLRWIGAGTGTAVAELGLPLRLLAAADPDQNPLAGSVARDWERIYRDQYRYDSTFDWVCSPNDTHACRVRAYVRNGIVTRLGNTYDYQTYADLYGNRATANWNPRQCAKGYTFHRVLYGPYRLKHPIVRKGWKAWADAGFPELTPELRSKYLFDNRGQDEFIQISWEDAFHDMAKALVVIAERYSGEKGKERLLAQGYQPEMVEATGGAGTRCIKMRGGMGLLGVIGKYGMYRLNNSLALLDAWIRRVSPNEARAGRNWSNYTWHGEQAPGHPCDHGLQTSDTDNNDLR
- a CDS encoding Rieske 2Fe-2S domain-containing protein, with amino-acid sequence MARFRKVARVADVPEGQGIVVEAGGKRAVLFNVCGGICAVEAPCVQHHAPSEKRVICGARPSCPWHGMPVDLARGICLAFAATAPAGKYAAKVKGADILAAI
- a CDS encoding LLM class flavin-dependent oxidoreductase — translated: MKFGMLHLFENPIGKSEHEIVHEQLTLMQAAEDYGFDSVWPAEHHFSEYGYCASPALTLAALAMETRRLRLGTGVVVLPLNHPLRVAEDYAMLDLMSHGRVDLGVGRGYQPSEFARYGVDLTRTRGMFDEAIQIIRKAWTQETVTFHGTHYRFDAVPVRPKPLQRPHPPIWMACLSPETFELAGRYGFNLLFGTVFGLPPDKAKELQVSYRRGLVAAGHDPVDRRRASLMMVYVADSMEQARGEFADPVIWYYRTIAKYVAPPKGEAPVKTYEMYAKTRDLAATAGWDELLKRKAVICGDPDFVVEELAKAQEVYGFTDLLCWTRLGGLDHRKVLHSMDLMSTKVFPHLRHLAPPPLPVAL
- a CDS encoding c-type cytochrome gives rise to the protein MVTRAFMLRAAGSACLLLAVAVGYTGIAAAPSESPRGAPAAASGVLPVSLTPTTIRPASPELLALGKRVYEKQCAACHGLDGRGEGEAAYLLYPKPRDFTTGKFALVSTWERIPTDEDLFRTISRGMPGSAMPSWGHLSEEERWGLVHYVKSFAPGPWTIPPPADPKGEGGMGRGVVRVPPEPPFTPEARARALELYADACASCHGKTGKGDGTEKQKDEKGYPTRPRDLTLGVFKGNPDPATLYRRIVAGMPGTPMPMSDWAYGDDAWRLVHLVRSWSSDEQRARAEMRKFRIVARRVERVPDHPDSGAWRLATPVNLHLMPLWWRTDRPEEVTVRAVHDGSELALLLVWADATHDHTAMRPQDFRDAVAAQFALTPDPPFFAMGSKGQFVNIWMWKSERQADLEPAFQDLEKVYPNIGIDSYPNLLVSPMEQPTRHALTLQSDPAFVTGWGAGNIVSDPLRGSAAEDLAAQGFGTLRARPWDDQAVSARGVYRTGSYRVVTRRSLGGSGQRAISFRPGTTIPVAFAVWNGSAGDRDGKKSVTIWQDLVLEP